Proteins from a single region of Flavobacterium sp. YJ01:
- the topA gene encoding type I DNA topoisomerase yields MAKNLVIVESPAKAKTIEKFLGSDFQVESSYGHIADLPSKEIGVDVENGFKPKYEVSPDKKALVTKLKSLSKNAETVWLASDEDREGEAISWHLAEELKLDTKKTKRIVFHEITKSAILKAIDNPREIDYNLVNAQQARRVLDRLVGYELSPVLWRKIKGGLSAGRVQSVSVRLIVEREREIQNFNAVATYSIVAEFVNEAGKAFKAKLPKNFNTKKEAEDFLNKNIGSKYKVADLETKPTKKSPTSPFTTSTLQQEAARKLYLPVGITMQLAQRLYEAGLITYMRTDSVNLSKEAMDAAEAEIIKSYGKEFSKPRVFANKNKGAQEAHEAIRPTDMSRHTVNIDRDQARLYDLIWKRTLASQMSDAQLERTNVKIEADNHDEVFTASGEVLLFEGFLKVYLEGHDDDEEEQEGMLPALKVNEKLANNYITATERYSRPPARYTEASLVKKLEELGIGRPSTYAPTISTIINRNYVEKGTLEGVERNYTQLTLQNSKVGEKLLKENTGSDKGKLVPTDIGTIVTDFLVKNFGNILDYNFTAKVEQDFDEIAEGNIDWAKMMQDFYNKFHPNVKEVEANAERESGERILGKDADGRQVSVRLGKFGPMAQIGEADDEDKKFASLMADQNIGNITLEEALNLFLLPKSLGEYKGEEVEVNNGRYGPYVRHGSVFISLPRGEDPLGVSKERAQELIDEKALADAPIAVYKGEAVQKGVGRFGPFIKWNGLFVNVNKKYNFDNLSQADVEELIEEKLQKNIDKVIHNWEEEGIVVEKARWGRSVILKGKIKIELSKDVDATQLTLPQVQEMIAAKTPAKKTAAKKTTTAKKAPAKKTAAKKK; encoded by the coding sequence ATGGCAAAGAATTTAGTAATAGTGGAGTCACCTGCAAAGGCGAAAACGATCGAGAAATTTCTTGGGAGTGATTTTCAGGTGGAGTCAAGTTATGGTCACATAGCAGACTTACCATCAAAGGAAATAGGAGTAGATGTAGAAAATGGTTTTAAACCTAAATATGAAGTTTCTCCGGATAAAAAAGCCTTGGTAACGAAACTAAAATCACTTTCTAAGAATGCCGAAACGGTTTGGTTAGCATCCGATGAGGACCGCGAGGGAGAGGCTATTTCATGGCACTTGGCGGAAGAATTGAAACTGGACACAAAAAAAACGAAAAGAATTGTCTTTCATGAGATTACAAAATCTGCGATTCTTAAAGCGATTGATAATCCGAGAGAAATTGATTATAATTTAGTAAATGCGCAACAAGCTAGACGTGTTCTAGACCGTTTAGTAGGTTATGAATTGTCTCCAGTTTTATGGAGAAAAATCAAAGGCGGACTTTCGGCAGGTCGTGTACAATCTGTTTCTGTACGTTTGATTGTAGAAAGAGAACGCGAAATTCAGAATTTTAATGCAGTTGCAACTTATTCAATTGTTGCAGAATTTGTAAATGAAGCGGGAAAAGCATTCAAAGCAAAACTGCCTAAAAACTTCAATACTAAAAAAGAAGCCGAAGATTTCTTGAATAAAAATATCGGTTCTAAATACAAGGTAGCAGATTTAGAAACTAAACCTACCAAAAAATCTCCAACATCACCTTTTACAACTTCTACATTGCAACAAGAAGCTGCAAGAAAATTGTATTTACCGGTTGGAATTACCATGCAATTAGCGCAACGTTTGTACGAGGCAGGACTTATCACTTATATGAGAACTGACTCTGTGAATCTTTCTAAAGAAGCAATGGACGCTGCTGAAGCTGAAATTATCAAGTCTTACGGGAAAGAATTCTCTAAACCGAGAGTTTTTGCTAATAAAAATAAAGGAGCACAAGAGGCGCACGAAGCAATTCGTCCGACTGATATGTCACGTCACACGGTAAATATCGACCGTGACCAAGCTCGTTTGTACGATTTGATCTGGAAAAGAACTTTGGCTTCGCAAATGAGTGATGCACAATTGGAAAGAACAAACGTAAAAATCGAAGCGGATAATCATGATGAAGTTTTTACTGCTTCTGGTGAAGTTTTGCTTTTTGAAGGTTTCTTAAAAGTTTATTTAGAAGGTCACGATGACGATGAAGAAGAACAAGAAGGAATGCTTCCAGCTTTAAAAGTAAATGAAAAACTAGCTAATAATTATATTACAGCTACAGAAAGATATTCAAGACCGCCGGCACGTTACACTGAGGCATCTCTAGTTAAAAAATTAGAGGAACTTGGAATCGGACGTCCGTCAACTTATGCGCCAACAATTTCTACAATTATCAATAGAAATTATGTTGAAAAAGGAACTCTTGAAGGAGTAGAGCGTAATTATACACAGCTTACTTTGCAAAATAGTAAAGTTGGAGAAAAGCTATTAAAAGAAAATACAGGTTCAGATAAAGGAAAATTGGTTCCTACAGATATCGGAACTATTGTTACTGATTTCTTGGTAAAGAATTTTGGAAACATTTTAGATTATAATTTTACTGCTAAAGTTGAGCAAGACTTTGACGAAATTGCTGAAGGAAATATTGACTGGGCAAAAATGATGCAGGATTTCTACAATAAATTTCACCCGAATGTAAAGGAAGTTGAAGCAAATGCAGAACGTGAAAGTGGAGAAAGAATTTTAGGGAAAGATGCAGATGGAAGACAGGTTTCTGTTCGTTTAGGAAAATTTGGACCAATGGCTCAAATTGGAGAAGCGGATGATGAAGATAAAAAGTTTGCCAGCTTAATGGCAGATCAAAATATTGGAAACATTACTCTTGAAGAAGCTTTAAATTTATTCTTGCTTCCGAAAAGTTTAGGTGAATATAAAGGAGAAGAAGTAGAAGTAAATAACGGCCGTTACGGTCCTTATGTACGTCACGGAAGTGTGTTTATTTCGTTGCCAAGAGGAGAAGATCCTTTAGGTGTTTCTAAAGAAAGAGCTCAAGAACTAATTGACGAAAAAGCTCTTGCTGATGCACCAATTGCTGTTTATAAAGGAGAAGCTGTTCAAAAGGGAGTGGGGCGTTTTGGTCCATTCATCAAATGGAACGGTCTTTTTGTGAATGTTAATAAGAAATATAATTTCGACAATTTATCACAAGCAGATGTAGAAGAGCTTATTGAAGAGAAACTTCAGAAAAACATTGATAAGGTTATTCATAATTGGGAAGAAGAAGGAATTGTAGTAGAAAAAGCGCGTTGGGGACGCTCTGTAATTTTAAAAGGAAAAATCAAAATTGAACTAAGCAAAGATGTTGATGCAACACAGTTAACATTGCCACAAGTTCAAGAAATGATTGCTGCTAAAACACCAGCAAAGAAAACCGCAGCTAAAAAAACAACAACGGCTAAAAAAGCTCCAGCTAAAAAAACAGCTGCTAAAAAGAAATAA